A region from the Priestia filamentosa genome encodes:
- a CDS encoding carboxymuconolactone decarboxylase family protein: protein MSKGLTYFKEVYDVVPGWVQKMHDYSPNVLNHYTSLRSDIMQEGALTRKEKDILLVGMNAARLYERSMVYHTKGALDGGATLPELVEYLIVPYLYNGTQALKTGVKSLEYALTLKGIEFQELNEDDMTTEELLLHMIKLLDMEDTTFTTNVLKLVKSRNEELLTEYILSDSIVSKTLKYLLMVGIFVTELKGKQAGEWMEEARKNGASEAQLADVGFICLLTAGIPAWFEASDSLIEK, encoded by the coding sequence ATGAGTAAAGGATTAACATATTTTAAAGAAGTGTATGATGTTGTTCCTGGCTGGGTTCAAAAAATGCATGATTACAGTCCAAATGTGCTGAACCACTATACGAGCTTGCGTAGTGACATTATGCAAGAAGGGGCTTTAACGCGAAAAGAAAAAGATATCTTATTAGTAGGGATGAATGCAGCAAGATTATATGAACGAAGTATGGTATATCATACAAAAGGAGCACTAGATGGAGGGGCAACTTTACCAGAACTCGTTGAATATCTTATCGTTCCATACTTGTATAACGGAACGCAAGCATTGAAAACGGGAGTGAAGTCGTTAGAATATGCCCTTACATTAAAAGGCATTGAATTTCAGGAGTTAAATGAAGATGACATGACCACAGAAGAACTTCTTCTTCATATGATTAAACTTTTAGACATGGAAGATACGACATTTACAACAAATGTATTGAAGCTTGTTAAATCAAGAAATGAAGAGTTACTTACAGAGTACATATTGAGTGATTCTATCGTTTCAAAAACATTGAAATATCTTTTAATGGTTGGAATATTTGTCACTGAATTAAAAGGGAAACAAGCAGGGGAATGGATGGAAGAAGCAAGAAAAAATGGAGCCTCAGAAGCTCAATTAGCCGATGTAGGATTTATTTGTTTATTAACGGCGGGTATCCCTGCTTGGTTTGAAGCAAGCGATTCATTAATAGAAAAATAG
- a CDS encoding UbiD family decarboxylase: protein MSTTKIKVTDLRSAVELLKTIPGQLIETNEQVNPHAELSGVYRHVGAGGTVKRPTQSGPAMMFNNVKGHEEARVIIGLLASRERVGLLLDTKPERLGFLLNDAANNPIAPVTISNDKARAQEVVHYADEPGFDIRKLIPAPTNTEEDAGPYITMGMCYASDSETGDSDVTIHRLCLQSKDEMSMYFVPGRHLEVFREKAEKHGKPLPISISIGVDPAIEIGACFEPPTTPLGFNELSIAGAIRKEAVELVSCLTIDEKAIANAEYVIEGELIPNVRVREDQNTNTGKAMPEFPGYTGPAVAELPLIKVKAVTHRKNPIMQTVIGPSEEHVNMAGIPTEASILQMVEKAMPGKLLNVYAHSSGGGKYMAVLQFKKSQPSDEGRQRQAALLAFSAFSELKHVIIVDEDVDPFDSNDVMWALNTRYQGDVDTVFIPGVRCHPLDPSQTPAYSPSIQEKGISCKVIFDCTVPFHLKGEFKRAEFKEVDPSRFAPELFNK from the coding sequence ATGTCTACAACAAAAATCAAAGTAACGGATTTACGTTCTGCAGTAGAACTTTTAAAAACGATTCCAGGTCAGTTGATTGAGACAAATGAACAAGTAAATCCACATGCTGAATTATCAGGTGTATATCGTCATGTGGGGGCAGGTGGAACAGTTAAACGGCCTACACAAAGTGGCCCAGCGATGATGTTTAATAATGTAAAGGGACATGAAGAGGCAAGAGTAATTATTGGACTTTTAGCTAGCCGTGAAAGAGTCGGCCTACTGCTTGATACAAAGCCAGAACGTCTTGGCTTTCTCTTAAATGATGCCGCTAATAATCCGATTGCACCAGTCACCATTTCAAATGATAAAGCTCGGGCCCAAGAAGTTGTTCACTATGCAGATGAACCAGGCTTTGACATTAGAAAATTAATTCCTGCTCCAACGAATACAGAAGAAGATGCAGGTCCATATATTACGATGGGGATGTGCTATGCTTCTGATTCAGAGACAGGCGATTCAGATGTTACCATCCACCGTTTATGTTTGCAAAGTAAAGATGAAATGTCCATGTACTTTGTTCCAGGACGCCATCTAGAGGTATTTCGTGAAAAAGCAGAAAAGCATGGCAAACCTTTGCCTATTTCAATTAGTATTGGCGTTGACCCGGCTATTGAAATTGGAGCATGTTTTGAACCGCCAACAACTCCACTCGGTTTTAACGAATTGAGTATTGCAGGAGCCATCAGAAAGGAAGCTGTTGAACTAGTTTCATGTTTGACTATTGATGAAAAAGCAATTGCGAATGCTGAATATGTGATTGAAGGGGAATTAATTCCTAATGTACGCGTTCGGGAAGATCAAAATACAAATACAGGAAAAGCTATGCCGGAATTTCCTGGTTATACTGGACCAGCGGTTGCTGAACTTCCCCTTATTAAAGTAAAAGCTGTTACTCATCGAAAGAACCCAATTATGCAAACCGTTATTGGACCAAGCGAAGAACATGTCAACATGGCTGGCATTCCTACAGAAGCAAGTATTCTCCAAATGGTAGAAAAGGCTATGCCAGGCAAATTATTAAATGTTTATGCACATTCATCAGGCGGCGGTAAATATATGGCTGTTTTGCAATTTAAGAAAAGCCAACCGAGTGATGAAGGAAGACAAAGACAAGCAGCTTTGTTAGCTTTCTCAGCATTTTCTGAATTAAAACATGTCATTATAGTTGATGAAGATGTTGATCCATTTGATAGTAACGATGTAATGTGGGCTCTTAATACACGTTATCAGGGGGATGTTGATACAGTGTTTATCCCTGGGGTACGTTGTCACCCATTAGACCCTTCACAAACTCCTGCTTACAGTCCTTCCATTCAAGAGAAAGGGATTTCATGTAAGGTTATTTTTGACTGCACGGTACCATTTCATTTAAAAGGTGAATTTAAAAGAGCGGAATTTAAAGAAGTAGACCCAAGTCGTTTTGCGCCGGAATTGTTTAATAAGTAA
- a CDS encoding cyclase family protein, whose product MKIIDLTLELYSGFVTDNDHLREHVLNKSKKDNDYSKSKEVEQRFISFLNQNGTHVEAPLHFIENGASVEQMKVEKMFGDSLVLDVSMLKELHDPITKDLLEEAERRQGVYVEKNDIVLIKTRKRGGGEEGAIETKGLDESAANWFVEKQIHVVGLDLPNVDRREHLESDIYQFLLSNEIYIVENLINLDQLPKHSRFLFFGIPLKLRNATTSPIRALSILNSQLI is encoded by the coding sequence ATGAAAATAATTGATTTAACGCTAGAACTTTACAGTGGTTTCGTAACAGATAACGATCACTTGAGAGAGCACGTTTTAAACAAATCAAAAAAAGATAATGATTATTCAAAAAGTAAAGAAGTTGAACAGCGGTTTATTTCCTTTCTGAATCAGAATGGAACACATGTAGAAGCACCGTTACATTTCATTGAAAATGGAGCTTCTGTAGAACAAATGAAGGTAGAGAAGATGTTTGGTGATTCATTAGTTTTAGATGTAAGTATGCTAAAAGAACTGCATGATCCAATTACAAAAGATTTACTTGAAGAAGCGGAGCGTAGACAAGGAGTATACGTTGAGAAAAACGACATTGTTCTCATTAAAACGAGAAAAAGAGGTGGAGGAGAAGAAGGCGCTATTGAAACAAAAGGACTTGATGAAAGTGCAGCAAACTGGTTTGTTGAAAAACAAATTCATGTTGTTGGATTGGATTTACCGAATGTGGATAGGAGAGAACATTTAGAAAGCGATATTTACCAATTTCTACTCAGTAATGAAATCTATATTGTAGAGAACTTGATTAACTTAGATCAGTTACCTAAGCATTCTCGCTTCCTATTTTTCGGGATACCTTTGAAACTGAGAAATGCCACCACCTCCCCAATAAGAGCATTATCTATACTAAACTCACAATTAATTTAA
- a CDS encoding CoA transferase subunit A: MTKIYQDIKSTLSCVKNGHTLMVGGFGLIGAPLTLIDGLTKKDVVGLTIISNNLGEKGKGLGALLSQKKIKKAIGSYFTSNRDVGDAYQRGEIELELLPQGTLSESMRAGGAGIGGYYTKTGVGTELAKGKEEREINGIKYIFEPAIRADVALIRAWKADTLGNLVYYKTARNFNPLMATAADIVIAEVDEIVEPGELSPEEIVTPHLFVDHIIKAQKVLTKEGVIAYV, translated from the coding sequence ATGACGAAAATATATCAAGATATTAAGTCTACATTGTCTTGTGTAAAGAATGGCCATACGTTAATGGTAGGTGGGTTTGGATTAATTGGAGCTCCTCTAACATTAATTGATGGTCTAACAAAAAAAGATGTAGTAGGTTTAACAATCATTAGTAATAACTTAGGTGAGAAAGGAAAAGGCTTAGGAGCTCTGCTAAGCCAAAAGAAAATCAAAAAAGCAATTGGCTCTTATTTTACAAGTAACCGTGATGTTGGTGATGCTTATCAAAGAGGTGAAATTGAATTAGAACTTTTACCTCAAGGGACATTATCTGAGTCGATGCGTGCTGGCGGGGCTGGCATTGGTGGTTATTATACGAAAACAGGAGTAGGGACAGAACTAGCAAAAGGTAAAGAAGAAAGGGAAATTAATGGTATTAAATATATCTTCGAACCTGCGATACGAGCAGATGTTGCTTTAATTCGAGCTTGGAAAGCAGATACACTAGGTAATTTAGTATATTACAAAACAGCTCGTAATTTTAATCCGCTGATGGCAACAGCAGCAGATATCGTAATCGCAGAAGTAGACGAGATTGTCGAACCTGGAGAACTGTCGCCGGAAGAGATTGTAACACCTCATTTATTCGTTGATCACATTATTAAAGCACAAAAGGTTTTAACGAAAGAGGGTGTTATAGCGTATGTATAA
- a CDS encoding 3-oxoacid CoA-transferase subunit B, with product MYKKNQIQELIAKRAAKELRGSCVVNLGIGIPTLVAKFIEDENVYFHTENGLLGVADVDENQIDPNLVNAGKLPVGETIGASFFNSAESFAMIRGGHVDVAILGVLQVDQSGQIANWAVPGKNIMGVGGAMDLLVGAKKVIVTTTHTSKDGKSKLLRKCHFPITSTRSVDMIITELAVFKVEDKTLNLIELMPGVKLEEVREKTEANFIVRIKEGAK from the coding sequence ATGTATAAAAAAAATCAAATTCAAGAATTGATCGCAAAACGTGCAGCGAAAGAGTTAAGAGGTTCTTGTGTCGTAAACCTCGGGATAGGGATTCCAACTTTAGTAGCAAAATTCATTGAAGATGAAAACGTTTATTTTCATACAGAAAATGGATTGTTAGGTGTTGCGGATGTTGATGAAAATCAAATTGATCCAAACTTAGTTAATGCAGGAAAGTTGCCTGTTGGTGAAACGATTGGCGCCTCGTTCTTTAATAGTGCCGAATCTTTTGCCATGATTCGCGGAGGGCATGTTGATGTAGCAATCCTTGGGGTCCTACAGGTGGATCAGTCAGGACAAATCGCCAATTGGGCAGTTCCAGGTAAGAACATTATGGGAGTAGGTGGAGCAATGGATTTACTTGTAGGAGCAAAGAAAGTCATTGTCACAACTACCCATACATCGAAAGACGGAAAAAGTAAATTACTAAGAAAGTGTCATTTTCCTATCACCTCGACAAGAAGTGTAGATATGATTATTACTGAATTAGCTGTATTTAAAGTAGAAGATAAAACATTGAACCTAATTGAATTAATGCCAGGTGTCAAACTTGAAGAAGTGAGGGAAAAAACAGAAGCCAACTTTATTGTCCGAATAAAGGAGGGAGCTAAGTGA
- a CDS encoding MerR family transcriptional regulator, whose protein sequence is MGNYLSISEMAAIHNISRQTLIYYNKIGLFKPVRIDENGYRYYSAEQIPLLREICFLKSIGIKLNSIKHHIGNRNVTTAISLLELHEEFINKEIDYLLKTRKFIQQRLMKYGEAKNFKYELDKPMIEELPERKVLFIPFENELCREELHLTLMKAWNVLSKHEMLPSEGFGTVILKDQLRKDDVFKGAGIYTSLPFVDANIENLITLPAGQYVCMYKYGMPYHTEFLKTLIQWIDDHQYKIVGDAIDACLLDTTFYENDQNVDFCQLQIPVEKIY, encoded by the coding sequence GTGGGAAATTATTTATCAATTAGTGAAATGGCGGCTATTCACAATATATCAAGGCAAACACTTATTTATTACAATAAGATAGGGTTATTCAAACCTGTCCGTATTGATGAAAATGGATATAGATATTATAGTGCAGAACAAATTCCGTTGCTAAGAGAAATTTGCTTTTTAAAATCTATTGGTATCAAACTTAATAGTATTAAGCACCATATTGGAAATAGAAATGTTACGACAGCTATTTCACTTTTAGAATTGCACGAAGAATTTATTAATAAAGAAATTGATTATTTACTAAAAACGCGTAAGTTTATTCAACAAAGATTAATGAAATATGGAGAAGCTAAGAATTTTAAATATGAACTAGATAAGCCTATGATTGAAGAACTACCAGAACGAAAGGTATTGTTTATTCCATTTGAAAACGAGTTATGTCGAGAAGAATTACATTTAACATTGATGAAAGCTTGGAATGTTCTAAGTAAACATGAGATGCTTCCTTCTGAGGGATTTGGCACAGTTATCTTAAAGGACCAGTTAAGAAAAGATGATGTGTTTAAGGGGGCAGGAATATATACTTCATTACCTTTTGTAGACGCTAATATTGAAAACCTGATTACTTTACCTGCTGGACAATATGTTTGTATGTATAAATACGGAATGCCTTATCATACGGAGTTTTTAAAAACATTAATCCAATGGATTGATGATCATCAGTATAAAATTGTTGGTGATGCTATAGATGCTTGTTTATTAGATACGACTTTTTACGAAAATGACCAAAACGTTGATTTTTGTCAGTTGCAAATCCCTGTAGAAAAAATCTATTAA
- a CDS encoding non-oxidative hydroxyarylic acid decarboxylases subunit B, with protein sequence MKIIVGITGATGAILGIRILQLLRNTEVETHLVMSSWARATIQHETSYSARDVEELADYAYSYNDQAARISSGSFRVDGMIVAPCSMKTLATIRMGIADNLITRAADVMLKERKKLLLMTRETPLNTIHLENMTALSKMGTIIFPPMPAFYNHPQTIGDMIDHLVYRALDQFEIVFDEAKRWDGMKNSCKSYITRENFQKISE encoded by the coding sequence ATGAAAATTATTGTGGGAATAACGGGAGCAACAGGAGCTATTTTAGGTATTCGAATTCTTCAACTGCTTAGAAATACCGAAGTGGAAACTCATTTAGTTATGTCTTCTTGGGCGCGTGCGACAATTCAACACGAAACCTCCTATTCTGCTAGAGATGTGGAAGAGTTAGCTGATTATGCCTATTCATATAACGATCAAGCGGCTAGAATATCGAGTGGATCATTTCGGGTTGATGGGATGATTGTAGCTCCATGCAGTATGAAAACTCTTGCTACAATTAGGATGGGTATAGCTGATAATTTGATAACTCGAGCTGCTGATGTCATGTTGAAAGAACGAAAAAAGTTATTATTAATGACAAGAGAAACTCCATTAAACACGATTCATTTAGAGAATATGACAGCTCTTTCTAAAATGGGAACCATTATTTTTCCACCGATGCCGGCCTTTTATAATCATCCGCAAACTATTGGTGATATGATTGACCATCTAGTCTACAGAGCTTTAGATCAATTTGAGATTGTATTTGATGAGGCAAAAAGATGGGATGGAATGAAAAATAGTTGTAAGTCATATATTACTCGGGAAAACTTTCAGAAAATATCCGAGTAA
- a CDS encoding DUF3870 domain-containing protein, translated as MGQPTLLITAYAKAPQNTSMYENYKYAGMVLEIHKESHIIINAEFTFLTTLAQDFFKRMVVGYDFSKDINPLIEDIKTDFLAPSQQSVIVALKVAHQRYKDSLEGRDKK; from the coding sequence ATGGGACAGCCGACATTATTAATTACTGCATATGCAAAAGCACCGCAAAATACAAGTATGTATGAAAATTACAAGTACGCTGGGATGGTGCTTGAAATTCATAAGGAAAGTCACATTATTATTAATGCAGAATTTACTTTTTTGACAACATTGGCACAAGATTTTTTTAAGAGAATGGTAGTTGGATATGATTTTAGTAAAGATATTAATCCTTTAATAGAGGATATTAAAACTGATTTTTTAGCTCCATCACAGCAGTCCGTTATTGTTGCTTTAAAAGTAGCACACCAAAGGTATAAAGATAGTTTAGAAGGAAGAGATAAAAAGTAA
- a CDS encoding muconate cycloisomerase family protein: protein MKIHSLEVYIVDLPTIRPHHLAMHTIVTQTIVLACMRSEDGIEGWGEVATIGGASYFEESPEVIKLTIEKYISPLLIGKNPINFDALSHTIGIHVKGNYFAKALVEATMIDLVAKYKNVPSYELFGGQCHTSLPVAWTLASGDTVRDIEEAKHCLETKRHNIFKLKIGKGDPKKNVAHVIKIKEAIGGAGSVRVDVNQAWDEATSLYCIEALEDGGVDLIEQPLMSWNNEGMSRLSSRFKVPIMADESLGTIQEAYQIAKNRAADVFALKVPKAGGLTATKKVAAIAEASGIPMYGGTMIESSLGTAICAQLYSTIPEMKFGTELFGPLLFKDNITVNQIEYENFEIIIPNGPGFGMVVDKEKVKHYSRETVSSIN from the coding sequence GTGAAGATACATTCATTGGAAGTGTACATCGTAGACTTACCAACGATTCGACCGCACCATTTAGCGATGCATACTATTGTAACGCAGACGATTGTACTAGCTTGTATGAGAAGTGAAGATGGAATAGAAGGGTGGGGAGAGGTTGCAACAATTGGCGGAGCTTCTTACTTTGAAGAAAGCCCAGAAGTTATCAAATTAACCATTGAGAAGTATATTAGTCCATTACTCATTGGAAAGAATCCAATTAACTTTGATGCTCTCTCTCATACGATTGGTATCCATGTTAAAGGCAATTACTTTGCAAAGGCACTAGTTGAAGCAACAATGATAGATTTAGTGGCTAAATATAAAAATGTTCCAAGCTATGAATTATTCGGAGGCCAATGTCACACATCATTACCTGTAGCTTGGACGTTAGCGAGCGGAGATACGGTAAGGGACATTGAAGAAGCCAAGCATTGTTTAGAAACGAAAAGGCATAATATCTTTAAATTGAAAATAGGAAAAGGTGATCCGAAAAAGAACGTCGCACATGTGATTAAAATTAAAGAAGCGATTGGTGGTGCAGGCAGCGTTCGTGTAGATGTTAACCAAGCTTGGGATGAAGCCACATCTCTTTATTGTATAGAAGCGTTGGAAGATGGGGGCGTGGATTTAATTGAACAACCATTAATGAGTTGGAATAATGAAGGGATGTCAAGATTATCTTCCAGATTTAAAGTCCCAATTATGGCAGATGAGTCACTAGGAACAATTCAAGAGGCCTATCAAATTGCCAAGAATAGAGCAGCGGATGTATTTGCACTAAAAGTTCCCAAAGCAGGCGGCTTAACGGCTACTAAAAAAGTAGCAGCCATTGCTGAAGCGTCAGGCATTCCAATGTATGGCGGAACTATGATTGAATCATCCCTCGGAACGGCCATCTGTGCCCAGCTTTATTCCACAATTCCAGAAATGAAATTTGGCACAGAGCTATTCGGTCCTTTACTATTTAAAGATAATATAACAGTAAATCAAATTGAATATGAGAATTTTGAAATCATAATTCCAAATGGACCAGGGTTTGGGATGGTGGTGGATAAAGAAAAAGTGAAACATTATTCAAGAGAAACTGTAAGTAGTATAAACTAG
- a CDS encoding thiolase family protein — protein sequence MTNVVIIDSVRTAIGRLGGALENVPADFLAAAVLDEVVKRADIPKEMIDEVIMGQAKQSADASNLARIASLRAGFPVEVPGYTIHRQCGSGVQAINSASQQIQGGLGKVIIAGGAESMSTAPYYLRNVRFGLKSGNGQLLDPNTESQPGSQPIEEYGMLTMGMTAENLAEKYTISRTEQDEFALRSQENARRAILAGKFSKEIIPYQLKTRKGVMEFKVDEHPRETSLEKLAGLKPVFKENGTVTAGNSSGRNDGAAALILMSEEEAKRLGKKPKVRVIAQAAAGVSPNLMGIGPVNSTLKALYMSGLKLEDIDLIELNEAFSAQALAVIKELKLDLNKVNPNGGAIAMGHPIGATGAILATKAIHELERTGKRYGLITLCIAGGLGITTVIENIQK from the coding sequence TTGACTAATGTCGTTATTATCGACTCCGTTCGAACAGCTATTGGGAGATTAGGAGGAGCATTAGAAAATGTTCCTGCTGATTTTCTAGCAGCAGCTGTTCTTGATGAAGTTGTTAAGCGAGCGGATATACCAAAAGAGATGATTGATGAAGTAATCATGGGACAAGCAAAACAAAGTGCTGATGCCTCAAACTTAGCTAGAATAGCTTCACTCCGTGCAGGTTTTCCTGTTGAGGTACCAGGATATACGATTCATCGTCAATGTGGATCTGGCGTTCAAGCAATAAATTCAGCCAGCCAGCAAATTCAAGGTGGCTTGGGGAAGGTTATTATTGCCGGTGGAGCAGAATCGATGAGTACAGCTCCGTATTATTTAAGAAATGTTCGCTTTGGATTAAAATCAGGAAATGGACAGTTGTTGGATCCAAATACAGAAAGTCAGCCTGGTTCACAGCCTATCGAAGAATATGGAATGTTAACAATGGGGATGACTGCAGAAAATTTAGCAGAAAAGTACACTATTTCGCGAACTGAACAAGATGAATTTGCATTAAGAAGCCAAGAAAATGCAAGACGGGCTATTTTAGCAGGAAAGTTTTCAAAAGAAATTATTCCATACCAATTGAAAACGAGAAAGGGTGTAATGGAGTTTAAAGTAGATGAGCATCCAAGGGAAACTAGCTTAGAAAAATTAGCTGGGTTAAAGCCTGTTTTTAAAGAAAATGGCACAGTTACAGCTGGAAATAGCAGTGGAAGAAATGATGGAGCAGCTGCTCTTATACTGATGTCAGAGGAAGAAGCAAAGCGACTAGGAAAAAAACCAAAGGTGAGAGTAATTGCTCAAGCGGCTGCAGGAGTATCCCCAAATCTTATGGGAATCGGACCTGTAAACTCGACTTTGAAAGCGCTTTATATGTCTGGTTTAAAACTGGAGGATATTGATTTAATTGAATTAAATGAAGCATTTTCTGCCCAAGCTCTAGCCGTAATCAAAGAATTAAAACTTGATCTAAATAAAGTGAATCCTAATGGCGGGGCAATTGCTATGGGACATCCAATTGGAGCCACAGGAGCTATTCTAGCAACAAAGGCAATTCATGAATTAGAACGTACAGGAAAGAGATACGGTCTAATCACCCTATGTATAGCAGGAGGACTAGGGATTACCACGGTAATTGAGAATATTCAGAAATAA
- a CDS encoding dioxygenase, protein MKNQKVIDVYNGLVIKFKELISEYELDHDDYQALVNWMDQLGRAGEIPLFMDVFLETHALQEMYKSVKGTEPTILGPYYIEKTPVVQNPGILPQRENEPGDVLYFSGSVKDVDGNPLANTKIDMWQADANGEYSYFAEDIPDDNLRGVFYTDENGYFEVRTVVPGNYSIPADGPTGQFLKWIDHHPYRPAHLHLLFQPEKGDKLVTQIYFEGDQYLEDDVAQGVRGTLITKLDKHAGAEKGLKSNYYTAHLDFELRLQDKPVFNKAVTNN, encoded by the coding sequence ATGAAAAATCAAAAGGTAATCGATGTTTATAATGGATTAGTAATTAAATTTAAAGAACTAATTAGTGAATACGAACTTGACCATGATGATTATCAAGCTCTTGTAAATTGGATGGATCAATTAGGGAGAGCAGGGGAAATTCCCTTATTTATGGATGTTTTCCTTGAGACGCATGCTCTTCAAGAAATGTATAAAAGTGTAAAAGGGACTGAACCTACGATTTTAGGACCTTATTACATTGAAAAGACCCCTGTTGTCCAAAATCCAGGGATATTGCCACAACGTGAAAATGAACCAGGAGATGTTCTTTACTTTTCAGGATCAGTAAAAGATGTAGATGGAAATCCACTAGCTAATACAAAAATTGATATGTGGCAGGCAGATGCAAATGGAGAATATTCTTACTTTGCGGAAGATATTCCAGATGATAATTTACGAGGTGTATTTTACACAGATGAGAATGGTTACTTTGAAGTTCGAACGGTTGTGCCAGGCAATTATTCTATTCCAGCTGATGGACCTACAGGTCAATTTTTGAAATGGATCGATCATCATCCATATCGTCCTGCCCATTTGCATCTCTTATTCCAACCAGAAAAAGGTGATAAATTAGTTACACAAATCTATTTTGAAGGTGATCAATATTTAGAAGATGATGTGGCACAAGGAGTTCGAGGAACGTTAATTACTAAGTTAGATAAACATGCTGGTGCGGAAAAAGGATTGAAAAGTAACTATTATACAGCTCATTTAGATTTTGAACTTCGTTTACAAGATAAACCTGTTTTTAATAAAGCGGTTACAAATAATTAA
- a CDS encoding alpha/beta fold hydrolase gives MKMYVKELGKRSIQIADYPGTKGTIIAIHGLTGNHKQMHYYAEMLTGTYRVIAVDLRGRGNSSETDEQTSLFKHAEDIMSLIHELDIEHPILMGYSMGAFISAVVASKLKQVKGLILLDGAATSTQQQRDIVQPSLGRLSKEYDSKESYIREMRDIYSRLGVPWTDHLRNVAEYEIHKVDNHWENKSSESHILADFNSFYSFVPREVCSQIACPTLLVHASGKIGQFPPLFYKEAYEDTQTYTDNIKTIVSDCNHYTMVFENREEINQEIRTFLKKI, from the coding sequence ATGAAGATGTATGTAAAAGAATTAGGAAAGCGAAGTATTCAAATTGCCGATTACCCTGGTACAAAAGGGACAATTATTGCTATTCATGGTTTAACGGGCAATCATAAACAAATGCATTATTATGCGGAAATGTTAACAGGAACGTACCGAGTAATTGCAGTTGACTTGAGAGGAAGAGGGAATAGTTCAGAAACAGACGAACAGACTTCTCTTTTCAAACATGCAGAGGATATTATGTCATTAATTCATGAATTAGACATTGAACATCCAATTTTAATGGGGTATTCAATGGGAGCCTTTATCTCCGCTGTTGTAGCAAGTAAATTAAAACAAGTAAAAGGGTTAATATTACTAGATGGCGCAGCTACATCAACTCAACAACAACGCGACATTGTGCAACCATCGTTAGGAAGATTGAGCAAGGAATATGACTCAAAGGAAAGTTATATCAGGGAAATGAGAGACATTTATAGCCGGTTAGGGGTTCCGTGGACAGACCATCTGCGAAATGTGGCAGAATATGAGATTCATAAAGTGGACAATCACTGGGAGAATAAATCATCAGAGAGCCATATCCTTGCAGATTTTAATAGTTTTTACTCCTTTGTTCCTAGGGAAGTATGTTCACAAATTGCTTGTCCTACATTATTAGTGCATGCAAGTGGTAAAATTGGTCAGTTCCCCCCTTTATTTTATAAAGAAGCCTATGAGGATACACAAACATATACGGATAACATTAAAACGATAGTTTCGGATTGCAATCACTATACAATGGTTTTTGAGAATAGGGAAGAAATTAATCAGGAAATAAGAACATTTCTAAAGAAAATTTAA